From one Streptomyces chromofuscus genomic stretch:
- a CDS encoding anti-sigma factor RsbA family regulatory protein: MSAAAQPFVHPALFYADEQEYLDGTVPFVREGLAAGEPVAVAVPGKNLALIRDGLGDIAGAVRLLDMREAGRNPGRIIPGVLRAFADAQPPGRRVRIIGEPVWAGRTAAEYPACAQHEALINAAFTGRRVTILCPYDVRTLDAEVLADARATHPTVVSSGREEDSAAYDWEGVVSRYNQPLPVVPEALSFAFTADTLPTARHTATREAAGFGLSGTRLEDLALVTAELTTNSVVHGGGSGVLRVWAQDGYVVCEVRDPGRLTDPLAGRRPAVRDQRGGRGLLLVNLIADLVRVHTGEDGTTVRCWFAR; the protein is encoded by the coding sequence ATGAGTGCCGCAGCCCAGCCCTTCGTGCACCCGGCGCTGTTCTACGCCGACGAGCAGGAGTACCTCGACGGCACCGTCCCCTTCGTCCGCGAGGGCCTCGCCGCCGGGGAGCCGGTGGCGGTGGCCGTGCCCGGCAAGAACCTCGCGCTGATCCGGGACGGACTCGGTGACATCGCCGGCGCGGTACGGCTGCTGGACATGCGCGAGGCCGGCCGCAACCCCGGCCGGATCATCCCCGGAGTGCTGCGCGCGTTCGCCGACGCCCAGCCGCCCGGCCGCCGGGTGCGGATCATCGGCGAGCCGGTCTGGGCCGGCCGCACCGCCGCCGAGTACCCGGCCTGCGCCCAGCACGAGGCCCTGATCAACGCGGCGTTCACGGGCCGCCGGGTGACCATCCTGTGCCCGTACGACGTGCGGACCCTGGACGCCGAGGTGCTCGCCGACGCCCGGGCCACGCATCCCACGGTCGTCTCCTCGGGCCGGGAGGAGGACAGCGCGGCCTACGACTGGGAGGGCGTCGTCAGCCGCTACAACCAGCCGCTGCCCGTCGTGCCGGAGGCGCTCTCCTTCGCCTTCACCGCGGACACGCTGCCGACGGCGCGGCACACCGCCACCCGGGAGGCGGCGGGGTTCGGGCTGTCCGGCACGCGCCTGGAGGACCTGGCGCTGGTCACCGCCGAGCTGACCACCAACAGCGTCGTGCACGGCGGCGGTTCGGGCGTGCTGCGGGTGTGGGCGCAGGACGGGTACGTGGTGTGCGAGGTGCGCGACCCGGGCCGTCTGACCGACCCGCTGGCGGGCCGTCGCCCGGCCGTCCGGGACCAGCGGGGCGGCCGGGGACTGCTGCTGGTGAACCTGATCGCCGATCTCGTGCGGGTGCACACCGGCGAGGACGGGACGACGGTGCGCTGCTGGTTCGCGCGGTGA
- a CDS encoding STAS domain-containing protein yields MAIQYREPSGSGGAPARLTVAPLAERFGVRAVGEVGLTTRAIWESALEGVVRDGRDVCHLEMSAVTFVDVAGAGALVDAARRLSVGRRMVLHAPPPVLCRTLELFWPDQSAIEVSMS; encoded by the coding sequence GTGGCCATCCAGTACCGGGAGCCGTCCGGGTCCGGCGGCGCGCCGGCGCGGCTGACCGTCGCGCCGCTGGCCGAGCGCTTCGGCGTACGCGCGGTGGGGGAAGTGGGGCTGACCACGCGCGCCATCTGGGAGAGCGCTCTGGAGGGCGTCGTGCGGGACGGCAGGGACGTGTGTCATCTGGAGATGTCCGCCGTGACGTTCGTGGACGTGGCGGGCGCCGGGGCTCTCGTGGACGCCGCGCGGCGGCTGTCCGTCGGCCGGCGGATGGTGTTGCACGCTCCGCCGCCCGTGCTGTGCCGGACACTGGAGTTGTTCTGGCCCGATCAGTCGGCGATCGAGGTGTCGATGTCATGA
- a CDS encoding ANTAR domain-containing protein: MNPVAPPSLGDRYRPLTIDRRTNAAGRAVLRARGEVVHGCDGILAEALARLPARTGRVELDMAGVTFMDTAGRQFLATLCDYGRRHVVPVSATNWHGQPRRILELIGLDTTDPLRPKDTEPPAPPPAPLPSAVALERAEQLHELREEIEHLRRAIASRPVIDQARGVLMATHACTSDEAWHILREASQLSNTKLHTVAAAITSGAESDGPPPPEDVRAALRRALARRGR, from the coding sequence ATGAACCCTGTGGCACCACCCTCTCTCGGGGATCGGTATCGCCCCCTCACCATCGACCGGCGCACAAACGCCGCCGGGCGGGCCGTGCTCCGCGCGCGGGGCGAGGTCGTGCACGGCTGCGACGGCATCCTGGCCGAGGCACTGGCCCGGCTGCCCGCACGCACCGGCCGGGTGGAGCTGGACATGGCCGGCGTGACGTTCATGGACACGGCGGGACGGCAGTTCCTGGCCACCCTGTGCGACTACGGGCGCCGGCACGTGGTCCCGGTCTCCGCCACCAACTGGCACGGCCAGCCGCGCCGGATCCTGGAGCTGATCGGCTTGGACACCACCGACCCCCTGCGCCCGAAGGACACGGAGCCGCCGGCGCCGCCGCCCGCCCCGCTCCCCTCCGCGGTGGCCCTGGAACGCGCGGAACAACTCCACGAACTGCGCGAGGAGATCGAGCACCTGCGCCGGGCCATCGCCTCCCGCCCGGTGATCGACCAGGCCCGCGGCGTCCTCATGGCCACCCACGCCTGCACCTCCGACGAGGCGTGGCACATCCTCCGCGAGGCCTCCCAGCTCTCCAACACCAAGCTCCACACGGTCGCGGCGGCCATCACCTCCGGCGCGGAGTCCGACGGCCCGCCCCCGCCGGAGGACGTACGCGCGGCGCTGCGCCGGGCGCTCGCCCGGCGGGGGCGGTGA
- a CDS encoding WYL domain-containing protein — protein MRIERPRSHRATAPVPPPRGAVGGPGVRSRTTAAPEQAELAAPATRLTGAPHAHPAPDPYNGVPFATDTEEIIAGYATQLPHADVRQLAHAVDDRTAITIEYVATTGSRTVRTISGLDLDPPYLYAWCHLRDAERVFTLSRIHGVMPPA, from the coding sequence GTGCGCATCGAACGGCCCCGCAGCCACCGGGCGACCGCGCCGGTACCGCCCCCGCGCGGAGCGGTCGGCGGGCCCGGTGTCCGGTCCCGTACGACCGCCGCCCCGGAGCAAGCCGAGTTGGCCGCGCCGGCCACCCGACTCACGGGCGCCCCGCACGCTCATCCCGCCCCCGACCCGTACAACGGAGTCCCCTTCGCCACCGATACCGAAGAAATCATCGCCGGATACGCGACCCAGCTCCCCCACGCCGATGTCCGTCAACTCGCGCACGCCGTCGACGACCGTACGGCGATCACCATCGAGTACGTCGCCACCACGGGCAGCCGCACGGTCCGCACCATCAGCGGCCTCGACCTCGACCCCCCGTATCTGTACGCCTGGTGTCATCTACGCGATGCGGAACGGGTGTTCACCCTGTCGCGGATCCACGGTGTGATGCCCCCGGCGTAA
- a CDS encoding type II toxin-antitoxin system Phd/YefM family antitoxin — protein sequence METTAREFNQKSSQILAAAARGETVTVTKNGTPVARVVPISDTNVPPYPTDPMGDLDLPDLGLPDLTDDEIEDTLKGMSA from the coding sequence ATGGAGACCACTGCCCGCGAGTTCAACCAGAAGTCCTCGCAGATCCTTGCCGCCGCGGCCCGCGGCGAGACCGTCACGGTCACCAAGAACGGCACCCCGGTAGCTCGGGTCGTACCGATAAGCGACACCAACGTCCCCCCGTACCCGACCGACCCCATGGGCGACCTCGACCTGCCCGACCTGGGCCTGCCCGACCTCACCGACGACGAGATCGAGGACACGCTCAAGGGGATGAGCGCGTGA
- a CDS encoding PIN domain-containing protein has protein sequence MTLVAIADTNGLYRLLDPNLTGHQEHRKALAATSHLVISPLVLAELDYLIATRAGARKALAAARFIERNVATRRFEVPPVSAHLSAAIAVAEGYADADGGKGIGLTGAMNVALAAAYRTDALLTTDHHFRMVRPLTGHPAFRLLPDDL, from the coding sequence GTGACCCTGGTCGCCATCGCCGACACCAACGGCCTGTACCGCCTGCTCGATCCGAACCTAACCGGCCACCAGGAGCACAGGAAGGCACTGGCGGCGACCAGCCACCTGGTCATCTCCCCCCTGGTTCTGGCCGAGTTGGACTACCTGATCGCGACACGCGCCGGAGCCCGCAAAGCTCTGGCGGCGGCCCGGTTCATCGAACGCAACGTGGCGACGCGCCGATTCGAGGTACCGCCTGTCAGCGCGCACCTGAGCGCGGCGATCGCGGTCGCAGAGGGGTACGCCGACGCCGACGGCGGCAAAGGTATCGGACTGACCGGCGCCATGAACGTCGCCCTGGCCGCCGCCTACCGCACCGACGCCCTGCTCACCACCGACCATCACTTCCGCATGGTCCGCCCCCTGACTGGCCATCCCGCCTTCCGGCTCCTACCCGACGACCTCTAG
- a CDS encoding YtxH domain-containing protein: protein MRYRLTFVVGLAVGYVLGTRAGRERYEQLKKTARQVAQNPTVRNTAETAALQGRQFAGKAYHTVSAKVGDHMPDSVAHRVRSLRERNVNGTAGDDWGTSNT from the coding sequence ATGCGTTACCGGCTCACGTTCGTCGTCGGACTCGCTGTGGGTTACGTGCTGGGCACACGAGCCGGACGGGAGCGCTACGAACAGCTGAAGAAGACCGCACGTCAGGTCGCGCAGAACCCGACCGTGCGCAACACCGCCGAGACGGCGGCCCTGCAGGGCCGCCAGTTCGCCGGCAAGGCGTACCACACGGTGAGCGCGAAGGTCGGCGACCACATGCCCGACTCGGTCGCCCACCGCGTCCGCTCCCTGCGCGAGCGCAACGTCAACGGCACGGCCGGGGACGACTGGGGCACCAGCAACACGTAG